Proteins encoded within one genomic window of Triticum aestivum cultivar Chinese Spring chromosome 2D, IWGSC CS RefSeq v2.1, whole genome shotgun sequence:
- the LOC123053531 gene encoding uncharacterized protein, translating to MTKKRRHRRNNVNATQKATLNKDAAGSEEVGDRLSKLPNDILLNILERVDTLDAFAGLKRLWLRNMRFGESDIPNILSTCKLLESLHLTNCDSGMNSVVQLEHAKLTELEVKYGKFEIVELTCLPKLQRVSYKGWFNSHKGPLYFGFVPQLSKLRLTKIGTRPTRTLELSQLLDNVPHIGNLHLDFQSEKIWVLPESPKLLRPVLSQLQQVNLDNLSEGCDLAWTMFILEAAPSLKELCITVLDHWCNMVMRDKEFRKNNGFCEKADVEWKPPPPPPPPLISSTRIWLSSPSMASNPTTSLCDSSGVSWNMRLIWQRYLCMTGKRYVCAVVSWIPR from the exons ATGACGAAGAAAAGACGTCACCGCAGAAACAAC GTAAATGCAACACAGAAAGCAACTCTCAACAAAGACGCTGCTGGCAGCGAAGAAGTCGGAGACAGGCTTAGCAAGCTGCCTAATGACATTCTACTCAACATTCTGGAGAGGGTGGACACGCTCGATGCATTTGCTGGCCTCAAGCGCCTGTGGCTGCGCAATATGAGGTTTGGTGAAAGTGACATACCCAACATCCTCAGCACTTGCAAGCTCTTGGAGTCTTTGCATTTAACCAATTGCGACTCGGGGATGAATTCTGTGGTGCAACTAGAACATGCTAAACTTACTGAGCTCGAGGTCAAGTATGGGAAATTTGAGATAGTTGAGCTGACATGTCTACCAAAACTCCAACGGGTGAGCTATAAGGGCTGGTTCAACTCTCATAAAGGTCCCCTGTATTTTGGTTTTGTACCACAGCTTTCAAAGTTGAGGCTTACTAAAATTGGCACCCGACCAACTAGGACTCTTGAGTTAAGTCAGCTCCTTGATAATGTTCCTCACATAGGCAACCTGCATCTGGATTTTCAAAGTGAAAAG ATTTGGGTTCTGCCAGAAAGCCCGAAGCTGCTCAGGCCTGTGCTCAGCCAACTACAGCAGGTGAATCTGGACAATCTTTCTGAAGGATGTGATTTAGCTTGGACAATGTTTATTCTTGAAGCTGCACCGTCCCTAAAAGAGCTCTGCATCACAGTCTTGGATCATTGGTGCAATATGGTGATGAGAGACAAAGAGTTCCGGAAGAACAATGGTTTCTGTGAAAAGGCAGACGTGGAGTGgaaaccacccccccccccccccccccccctgatttcAAGCACAAGAATCTGGTTAAGCTCACCATCTATGGCTTCCAACCCGACGACATCTTTGTGCGATTCATCAGGTGTGTCATGGAACATGCGGTTAATATGGCAGAGATATCTCTGCATGACAGGAAAAAGGTATGTCTGCGCTGTGGTGTCTTGGATCCCGAGATGA
- the LOC123053530 gene encoding ran guanine nucleotide release factor: MAGESSTRRPLFGGAISTAFPARFQDVSNIREVPDHQEVFVDPAREESLIFELLDLKGEVEDGGSALWFLRDVANEQDAGDNLVVEHSGTVELAGLRSGEAPAVAGTAIGKLAVSKGRQGREAQNIVRLYLANIRLKNAATDVVITAYEPLLINPLSESAQAVAAGPAVPAEQAGCLPMSEVFRLAVMNFDVHDWNLFNGSG, from the exons ATGGCCGGCGAGAGCAGCACCAGGCGCCCCCTCTTCGGCGGCGCCATCTCCACCGCCTTCCCCGCCCGGTTCCAG GATGTGAGCAACATTCGCGAGGTCCCCGACCACCAG GAAGTTTTCGTCGATCCCGCCCGTGAAGAGAGCCTCATCTTCGAGCTGCTCGACCTCAAGGGCGAGGTGGAGGATGGCGGCAGCGCGCTCTGGTTCCTGCGCGACGTCGCCAACGAGCAAGATGCGGGGGATAACTTG GTGGTCGAGCACTCTGGGACAGTTGAGCTAGCTGGTCTGCGCTCCGGGGAAGCACCTGCAGTGGCTGGAACTGCAATTGGCAAGCTG GCTGTTTCAAAAGGGAGGCAGGGCAGAGAAGCACAGAACATTGTTCGG CTTTACTTGGCAAACATACGTCTCAAGAATGCAGCAACTGATGTAGTTATCACTGCATATGAGCCGCTCTTGATAAA TCCTTTGAGTGAAAGTGCCCAGGCAGTTGCAGCTGGACCAGCAGTACCCGCAGAACAAGCAGGATGCTTGCCAATGTCGGAGGTCTTCAGACTTGCAGTGATGAACTTCGATGTCCATGATTGGAACCTTTTCAATGGCAGCGGTTGA